The Humulus lupulus chromosome 7, drHumLupu1.1, whole genome shotgun sequence region ATGCACAATCCCAAGGCAGCCTCCTCTGCAGGTTTaagcgtggggacaacccccacgcttcatgggacgatGTTCGTATCTTGGGCGCTCTACCTTGCCAACCTCGGACAaccgacccgggttcgtttacccacGTCCCCCTCCGTTCACCAAGGTCCAGGGTCTAGGACTATCCACAGCGATCCCGGCTCCCATCTTGGTTTCCCGAGTTGCGTCCTTCTCTGCCGCGCCTCGGGGCATTGGGGGAGCGGTCCCGGGACCATACCTCCTGCCCCTGGCGGAGGTCCCTGTCCGAACTCCCGGACGCTCTTTGGGCCTTGCCCAGACTTGGGCTGCCAACATTCGTTCTCCTCTCGCCAAATGGGCCTGATCTAGGCCTTAACTCCAAACCAGGCGGCCCACGGGCTTAGAGGGTGGGCCCGGAAACCCgggaagaaacggggataacattaCCATtttggttagttttttttttctttttcattttcttgcatattaaagctttAAATCATGTCAATATAgctaatattgatttattttgaagttttagggcaaaaatgaagaaatattgagtgagtttaatggggtttcaatgtatgtttatagggttgttttaaaaataatttctaacaatttttttaagtttatatagcattagaagacattttcattgttcaaaacatgtattgatcactaaaacttgattttttttaatatatatttcggttttagggtattttttatattataataatgttatttacataattttttatattataatattatttcttacataattttttatattatttacgtaatgaatttttttaaaagtatatttttgttaattatattattttaggatcaattcaattaccatatatttactaatgtttaaacttttattgtatgaaatatttgtttgaatttgaggtgtgttgaaattgttgaagattaattttgaaggtgagtaataattactacttaattttttttattttttatatttacaaactattgttaaaggagtttgaatatattagatattcagtagtaaagtaggttctgagataaaattgtgtattgcagagataacagaaggttgagaacatgtgtgtcttagtaaAGTAAGTGCAAATTATGTGTGTGCTGCGGTGagttatggttgagaacatgcatgttgtttgttatatgttttgtttgatgtgaatttataggtagataacttgggatatgctataaatacagaggaaattctacccaattttttttaagattaatatattaattgaacatgttttataggttaatatatgtaataattatgtttatttatgttgaaattgtaaatacatatgaattttggatatatTATAGAAATaaaggaaactctgcccatttcattttagaatttattaattgaacataatttttttaattacaatattaattttcttttcattattgacttaggaattaggtagatattatcattatggataattCATGGATTCTTGTGAATAGAGAAACATAACAATTTCAAGAcagattcaaccaatttttagaattttgccaaacaaattgtagtgatccggaaagaattcattgtccgtgtatagattgtggtaatggatcaaaatgaaatattaccatgataaagaatcatgtattttgttggggatttgatacaagttgtcgtacatggtattggcatgaggaatcattgaaaaataataatccatatccattcgggaggcgaggggttgatgatttgggttatagtgattttgacgatcatcctatggaattgctcgatgaagcacaataggagtttgttgatgatccgtcaaaatttgataaattggttagagaagcagataaaccattattcaatggttgtctgaaacaaagattaccaacgatggtaaaattttacaacataaagcagaaaatggagttagcgaTAAATGTTTTCGTCAATTTTTAGCAGCTTTTAAAGATATTTTTCCgtcagataattgcttccctgagtctacgtatgaagtgaagaaaactttaaattgtaTAGGGTTGAAGTgtgagaagatccatgcatgtccgaacgattgtgtgttatatcgtaaagagtatgcaaACATGGACACTTTCCCATAATGTGATTTACCCCACTACAAACCTAATaggagtaaggagattaggaaacttattcctcagaaagtgatgtggtacttgcctaTGATTCCGCAGcttaagcgattatatcgaagtgtaGAACACTCTAAAAACTTAATATtgcatgagactaggcgagtgaaagatggtaaactttgacatcctgcagattcgcaggcttggaaaaaagttaataacttaaatccataatttaaaactgaagcaagacatctttGTCTAGGTCTAGCTAccgatggtgtaaatccacataaatccctaagtagtaggcatagttcgtggcctgtcttccttgttatgtacaatcttcctccgtagttagtgatgagaagaaagtttttgatgctcagatgtttaaattttatgtttaaatgggtacactatattgatatgttaaatgatattatgtaggTTCCATCTTCTTCTAAACACAAATTcctatcaccaagcccacatttatcatcagcTGGATCTCACGTAGTCATCCCCGCTGAAATAGCTCAATCGaaaccttcaaattggttaactGATAACCAATGGGAAAAAATTGATctgagtctaaaatttatagtgaatGAGTATTATTCCATTAAAGGAATAGATGGAATTGTACAAGTTCTCGTTGACCCGAAGTTTATAGCAGATcgcgaggctatcttcatcacttcggaagacgtttatcaagcagcctccatggataacattggatcctcagctatgctGTTTGGTATGAGGCATGTATCAATTCAAATTGAACTCAATCTGTAATGTCATTACAaaatattagaggagtttgaatatattagatattcatccatagtgaagtaagttatgagatgaaattgtgtgctgcaAAGATAACAAAAAGTTGAGAACATATGTGTcctagtgaagtaggttctatgaattttgtgtgttgcggtggcttatggttgagaacatgcatgttgtttgttgtttgttggatgttttgtttgaattgaattgataggtactaataattttggatatgctataaaaacagaggaaactatgcccaatttttttttttacgatattaatttattaattaaaattgtaatatgaatgattgattctacAAATGCATTTaggaaagcatgcacccaaattcacgaaaactatacaaattttttgacaccaaacatctttctattggcaatgatgaaagtaaaaattatacgatagatcttatagccaaatggatgatgactatggatagacgaggccaaatatatttcattccttggattgttgagtaagaacgaactacttaaatattatcactactatggttggattttaatcttataataatcataatttattattgttttagtcaacattggatgttggtgctcgtgataTGCGGGGGATaaccataattttggaccctttaaaaaatcataaatctccaccaataattaaggaggttatggaaaagtaagttcttcaattttaatgtatgcattgttaatttATAAAAGTTGAGattataatatgtatttaattaattttaatttttatagagcatacgcacaatgtttggaaaatgaatacattggCACATTTACCAAAATGATGAGAGGTTCTTGTCTAAAACAACtcgaaagtcatgaatgtggttattatgtactaagatacatttatgatcttgtaaatgcaccgaatttagcagaagttatcaagaaaaAAATACGTTATATTTTACTCTTTTTttcttaagaaaaactagatatagtatttaatcatttaatctatattaactttttaattttgcagtggtttgacaaaaaagAATACAATGTCAAAGTGGATCTACTACTACTACAAAGTGACTCGTTAGCAAGATTaatgtcatttatttatgaaatCTAAGTTTTCATATGTATGTAACTTGCTAACTTATTGACTTATTGGTTAGCAAGATTAAAGACATTTATTCATTACCCATTTATTTTGTATTAGttatgaaatatatataataatttaataaattaggttataatattgaatatatataatcagaattaaaataattatatataattgaaattgaaaattagttttttttattaaaaatgctaggttataatattgaaaatatatataatcagaattgaaaataattatatataatcgaaattgaaaattaattttttttattaaaaatgttttctctgcggttgtaataagaaaaccgcggagaaaTAAACTCTTTCTTTGCGGTTGTGTTGATTAAACCGCGGAGAAAGATTTTTTGTATTAACAAAACTGCAGAGAAAGATGTGATTTTTCTCCGTGGTTTTCATACCACTTTTTTTTTGCGGTCGAATACGCTGcacttttcaatactctcgaaaaccacaatgcattaaataaaaaaatcgcAGAGAAAAATCTTTTTTATAGTAGTGTTTTGGGTCACATAAGGCCTCTCAATGTAATTTGGTCATCActgaaaattgcactaagagaccctgaAGACCCTTGGGTCGAACAGGGTCTCTCAGTGTAATTTGGTCATCACtaaaaattgcactaagagatcTTAAGAGATTCTAAAATTTACCGTTCATCTTCAACCTCGAACAAAAGCTACTTTTACCCTAAAATTGTATTTTGTTGGCAAAAAACTTTAGATTTATTCTAAATATagttatataattataaattataaataccCAATAGTTAAACACAAGATTCAAGTACATTACTAACATTTTTATAGCTGAAATCATatatttctttctctctctagggtttcttctattttttcaatctctctctctcctaaTTCACTTTCCAATTAAAAAAAGATATTAAAAATGATTAACTTAATGTTATTTACGTttcattaaattaatttatattaaaaaataataaaagtattCATAAAGGTTATATTTTATTTGTGTGTTTTGTTGAAATGTGATAAAACCATGAATTAGAATAGTCAGAGACATGATCcctttcaaagaaaaaaaaaatgataactgtggaatttttgtatatgtttacGATTAATCGGATCGACCATCAATATTTCGATCAAATTTGATATCTTTCAATGGTGGTTTGATGCGTTTAATTTCTGCATTCTAACGTTTTTTTTTTACTGAGATTTTCTCTTCTAAAATTTTAGCAACTTATTACCTGTAGGTGTACTAGTACTACCCAGGATCtagattaaaaaagaaaaaaaaaaagaataacaaAGAAGGTCCTTGATTAAATTGATGGGATTAAAAAAGGGTTATTTTTAATTAACCTTATTGAGAATGTATACTCAGCTATGTTAAAATGGTgggtaaattaattaattatacccTAATAACAAACAATGTTGAAGAGCAAAaccgaaaaaaaaaacaaaaaaaaaaaacaaaacaaaacaaatacaCGAATTATGAGAAACTAAAGAATAGATCTCATTTCACTTATTTCTTGGGAGCGATAGAGAACATGCCAGGGACGTACTCCACACCACTGCCCTTAACCCACGCGTCTCCCTGAAAGAACTGTTCCGGCGTGAAAGTCGCGGCGATCTCGGCCGTGATCTTCTTCACTCCCAGCCACTTGGCGCGCAGGGTCTCCTCTGCGGCGCCGGGACCGCGGTTGTTGAACTCGCCATAGTAGCAAGTGTCGAGAGCGAAATTTCCAGCCCAGGGCAACCATCCCACAGGCTGAATCAGCTCATCAATGAAAGACTCCATGATGATGGTCCTTGAGAACTCCTTCCAGGGCCTTCCCAAGTATGCCTTGCTCTGGTTCATTACTGGCACGTATTCAGGGTCGGCCACAAAGGTCCCGTTTTGGATGACTATGGCCGTTGGCTGTCTCCTTTCTTTACGACCTTGTGCCGTGACTATGCACTGCTGGTTGTCGTTTGGCTTTCGGACTATGAATTTGCAGTTCTGGAAGACCACGGCGGCGTCACCGAAGACGAAGTCGATGGTGCCGGAGATGCTACACTCACGGTAGAATTGGCGCTTGGCGTGAGCGTAGAGTGTGTCTTGGAAGCCGTCCATGGCACATCGGTAGAAGATGGCCTCGTCTGAGTTCACTCTCAGTGCTACAGCTTGGTGTTTGCTTGGTCCAGCAGTGTTCTCGAAACCGATGTCTCTTGCCAGGAAGTGATCACCAAGTACAactgaaatattatatataaaaattaaaagctGATGGAGTAGCACTATTGGATTAGATATATATAAATCTTTATCATATATTGGTAAAATTGGTGATATGTATCAATATAATTACACATGCACGTACGTACCAACGGTGGCAGTAAGGCTGGTGGGAAAACCATCGATGAAATTCTTGCTACCAGTGATCCGGGTCCTAGTAGCACCATCACCATAGACAAGGACATGGGTCATGTTTTTCTGAAAGGTCACGTACTCCTCGTAAACTCCCTCCTTTATGTAAATCACAAACGTTTGATTGCTCTTCTTTGGAATATCTTTGAGTGCCTCATTGATGGTTTTGTACTTTCCACTCCCATCTTTGGCCACAATCACGTCTGGCTTCAAATTCTCCGTACTATTCACAGCGAGCAATCTCCGAACTCCCGTAGCAATCCACGGGCTTGTACCCTGAGCTTCGGGAGTGGGGCTTTCATACTCGAGAAGTCTCCGGCGGTTAATGCTCAAGTCCGCGAAGACCGAAGAGATCTCAGAAACCATGGCAAGGCCATTACTACTCAGGCGCATGGAAGTCTTCAAAGCCTTCTTCATCTTCTCAGCGGCATCGCCTGTAGTATTCTGGAAACCATCCAAGCAAGTCTCCTGGTACGTAATGGTGGCACTAATCCATATCTTCAAGTCCATAAGCATCTCATCTAACTTGGTGATGTCAAAATCACTGATCTTATCAAACGATTTGTGAAGATCGTCGATGGCGGTTTCCATGAGCTGCTTGCAAAAACCAAGAGCTTTGGAAGCTCTGGGGTCTTTCTCCAACTCTTTCAAGACCTCGGATTTCTTTGCAGCCTCGGTGATATGCTTCATGGCGACGTTGAAACCAGCTTGGATAAGCTTCTTTGGATCGGTTGTGTTTCCAGCCTCAGAAGTGAGACTCTTAATACAATCTTCTTTGTAATCAGTGGGTTGGCAAATGGCTTTGATTGCTTTGTTCGATGACGAAATATGGCCGTGTCCGTCTTTGTTGCCGCTCGCCGGATTTGAAGACTCGCCATTGTTGAGGCTTACACCGACGGTCACTGCAATCACCATGGCTACCAATAAGAAGGAGGAGACACCGATAACCGCGTACCTCTTTCTCTTCCCACCATCATCTCCATTGTATGCcatgattttttaattattttttaattatttttagtatttataTTTACTGTTAAATGTAACTAATAATTAGCAGCTCTTCGACACCTTAAAGGGAGACAAATTATGAATGATTTGCTCAAGTATTTTTCTCCTTTTCTTGGTCACAAAAAGCGTATCTCTCTCTCCCTGTGAGGCCAAAGAAAGCTGCTATATtatatgtgtatgtgtatatattatttaatagTAGAGAGAGAAGGTTAAATCCCTTCTTTTTGATTATTATTGAAGCTTTAGATAGAGCTAGCCAAGCTCTCTCGGACCTATTGATGGAAGTATGTTTTGGGGGGTTAATTTATAAGGTTGATATATGGGGGGTAAATTAAGGTATAGACTAATACGAATGGCCATGCGATAGAGAGATTGGAGGGAATTAGTGGAAGGAACGCCAACATAGGTATATTggtttattactattattattgttttctATAAAATTTTGAGGTAGTAGACACTTGGATCAGCTGGCGAAATTAATGGTATCACGTTCTTCCTCCACATAATAATATTCCTAAATATAGATGTAGATCCTCGTATTCACAACTCACAACAAGGAGAGTTGTACTCCTAAAGTAGGGTCAGATATTTGACTCTAATTAAACAATTCTATTTAAGTCATTGACCAAACATTGATCTCGCGCGGTCAACAACACTATTCTTAACCCTACAAACATTTATATACACAACAAGctaaatgttatatttattatgtatATATAGTACTAGTATCATCCGTTCGGAGGTTATATAATATAATGGGCAATATATATATTCGAATAATAACTTCATGCAATATGTATGCTTAAATAACTTTTTACTGAATATAAAATATAAGAAATATTAGAGAAGAAAAGGCATAATAAGATCGgcataactaattaaacaaaaacatTAAATAGTAAAAGTGTGTTGCTATTTAGCAAGGTGTCCAACATGATAATATGTGTCACATTTTAATTGGTTAgcaatatcatataataattattaaattaaattgtggAACCAATTATTAAATTTCACCTATAAAGATATGACACATTTTTGAGGTGTTAAGCAGCATTGGTGAGTTGCCCATTAGTAATTCTCAAAAAGTACTCGTTTAAAACAAGAAACAagtgtttgtattattttattaattaatatatatttaaattttggcTTGCTTTGTTTTTTTCCAATTAATCACAGTTATTTAAAATGAAAGTATTGTTTTAAAAAAGAAGTGTGATTATGTAAGACCATCTCCAATGCAAGATGTaaattttgtgctaaatttggcacaaaaaatgAGTCAATGTCATAATTGACACAATATTTAAAATTGTGCTCTAATGCACAAGAtgcaaattaacttaaaaaagTCAACAATTCATCTAGGGTCTATTTGGTTGATGGATATGGAAAAGAATGAAAAAGAATGTAATGGTGATGGGCCCGATAATTTTGTTTGGTTGGAAATAGCAAATTTGGAAAAGATTTCCAATGGAATGCTTATTCAGCCAAAGTGGCGGAATAGCCTTTCCACTTATGAGTGAGTGGAATTAAAATTCCATTCCATTATTCATTTTCGTTTACCCTAattgccttttttttttctttattcaacctttaagcttttttgttgtaacatcctcctaatctaaGACGGTTACACTATGTAATTTAAATAATGCTTAAatcgttaaacgagtcatttggacttcaaCTATGTAATTAAAACTAGCCATATgttcaagtattaaaaaatttggtcaaaagtcagccatttcattaaaagagtttgacttccatacatgggatcccaacatagtttAAAATGGTTACAAACCCAAAATTGTATATAAAAGCCGACCTAGGCGAAAAAATCAAggtacaaccctagttccaactgaaaACCTCAGCCTTGGTggacgagcaggccgcatatgtacactccgcccctgaGGCTCTcgaactcatggttggtccacattttcctttcctttacctgcaccatttaagACAAGTGAGCTGAgacagcaagaaaacataatcatgcttataagtaGTACATTATCAAATCGCAgattcataattagcatgcctagcagtaataaccctactcatgcatgcaatcaacccagataagtgactataaagCCACACTAGGGCCTATTGCCCAATCTttcatataaccagccttagagctagccaagcAGGCCTGATGCTTAACATTCCAAACGACCCTAGGGGCGTTCAAGCGTATATCTCTCTTTCGGGTTTGCTTAATCCTATCAACCAACAGTTAGCTTGCTATTTCCGTCCTCAACTCCTAAGCCgagcctttaaaccctcgacttataagccgagtcccttaaccttcgactgataagtcgagtcttttaacctttgattgataagttgagtcttttaacctttgactgataagtcgagtctcttaaccctcgactgataagtcgagtcctttaaccttcgactgataagtcaagtccttTTAAATGGCTAtgtccttgactattaagccaaacTCTTCATCAGATAACACAGATAAGaactcagcttataagctgagttTCCCAATCAGATATACAGACAAGCAGTTATCACATAACATAGGTAAACACAGcgcatttaatatgtttaataaaacattatcaacataatattaatcttgtactatgtaatgacctaactattactaagaccttggatcattagaactactagacatagctactattttaagaaagatacataagaaataatctaactttattgaatctcaaaatattgtatcaaatacataataatagaaaatatggcatgggtacccattgtttaaaagaaaaacataaactttaattcaattgtgaaaaaaactaaatgtggaaaaacatgatctaaaagactaaaaataaataacttcatcctcgatcgacacgcagtccacacattccatccatcctcaacacacaagccaagctaccaagaatccttccaccttccagattcattttcctgcatcacactaaaaataaaggaatgagcctaatgcccagcaaggaaaacctactaaaaacatacatcatatatcataaacataaaactacatcatacacagaaactataaaacatatgactataaaacatatgactataaaaacatataccatataggactacaatattaatggtcattaactaattaacatggcatgtgataaaccatctgggtctcctgtctaatatctgaggtaggttagatcacatggtagtatatgataacccatctagatcCCCTGTCTAATATATGCCCTgactaatatctgaggtagggtaaatcatatggtagtatatgataacccatctagttcccctgtctaatatttgaggtagggtaaatcataacataacatattataacataaatttatcataacatattatacacaaacataacatataagcataagatatcatacaacatacaaggtctatcatattttccttatcaAAGtagggatatgagaacaaatgcggaacttggaacactcctaaaccaacaataagaatagtgagtatttcttaaaagaaaaagatgaaaagaatagaactaaaccgccaagagaaaacttaccgaaaagacaccttaagtttaaagaacttaaaaacctaactacaaaaccataacaaaagttagaacctgaatgaaaactaaagacactaaggaatcaaacaggaatgaacttaagaataagggtacctttattgaccttatggattggtctaacccCAATACTGAAATGCActaatctcacttcccaaagtgttttataaagcttaaaaatggcaaagctttttcccaacccaagtgtttatcactctatggtagcaatagcaccttggagtctctgatcacagcttgaagaatgagaggaagggctgggtactaggtcctatttatagaggtaaggagtgaaactaaccccattttgatttgaataaaaataatgaaaataattgaaaaagaattgaattttcatcattcagaggctgaagactcggtcaaaaacgttcagaagcaggtctaagtggttaagggtatttttaaaataacaaaaagtcAAACTTCCAAAACAACCCACATGGAATCGATACATcacccaccctaggcgatatatcgcctcccccagtaATCCCGAGGCTCGTTTGCTCGTTCGTGCAACGTCagcatgttttccgtatctttcgtcaagcgatatatcagctccactactgcgatatatcagcgtacgtgattattttaaacacgtaattgcactttttcaacataattaaggttggataactactttgattgagtcaaactacgaccctaacagtttctggtgaagacttagtcttatatttccttattttatcattaaaataataattccttaataatcatgcttatgacaaatgtcatattctTACCGGcttcatctaaaccttaggttataataaataatacaacgaggaccagcaatattaatcaaaccttatgttataattaatattcttaaactataggttaaacttataaaattcataactgttgctatgagtttccaactaagtcccggtttgaaccaaaatccacgataactaacatactataactactactagatattgctactactactactactatctaactagctaagtaaaattctgggactctacatactataaccgggccaagccctaaacgcagaccgggtgtagttttcttacctcaagtccgagtgcaatgtataataagaacgatccatgagcacgatcccagtttcgagcccctagcagtaacctagtcacaaccataatatagaacctcgcaataacgagcgaataaaggcttccggactgagtcctagcctccgggacgtcgaattctactaaaccaggttgtaaaatcgatctcgagcccttaggtttgagttcccatcactCAAAACCTACTTTGGCCAATATTCCCATCCAATTCCTccaaaaatcaccccaaaacaGTACCAAACCCACAAATAAATGCCAAAACATCGTCAATATATCCCAGGTAACAAAACCCAACTTTCAAACggattaaaaactcatcaaaaccatagaattcaatcaagcttaagaaacttaaaaaaaataaaaactcaaaagtTTAGGAGCTCGAATTACCTCTAATAAATATGTTTCTAGCTAAATTCCCATGCTATCAAGCTTTtgatcttccctagaatcgttatgactctaaccttgcttgaatctgagctctAAAACTCAAGCTTCCCTTCAAAAACACTACGCGCGTGAAGAacgaacaagagagagagagaacgagagtgaGACTTGAGTGCTTTTT contains the following coding sequences:
- the LOC133789513 gene encoding putative pectinesterase/pectinesterase inhibitor 28, with protein sequence MAYNGDDGGKRKRYAVIGVSSFLLVAMVIAVTVGVSLNNGESSNPASGNKDGHGHISSSNKAIKAICQPTDYKEDCIKSLTSEAGNTTDPKKLIQAGFNVAMKHITEAAKKSEVLKELEKDPRASKALGFCKQLMETAIDDLHKSFDKISDFDITKLDEMLMDLKIWISATITYQETCLDGFQNTTGDAAEKMKKALKTSMRLSSNGLAMVSEISSVFADLSINRRRLLEYESPTPEAQGTSPWIATGVRRLLAVNSTENLKPDVIVAKDGSGKYKTINEALKDIPKKSNQTFVIYIKEGVYEEYVTFQKNMTHVLVYGDGATRTRITGSKNFIDGFPTSLTATVVVLGDHFLARDIGFENTAGPSKHQAVALRVNSDEAIFYRCAMDGFQDTLYAHAKRQFYRECSISGTIDFVFGDAAVVFQNCKFIVRKPNDNQQCIVTAQGRKERRQPTAIVIQNGTFVADPEYVPVMNQSKAYLGRPWKEFSRTIIMESFIDELIQPVGWLPWAGNFALDTCYYGEFNNRGPGAAEETLRAKWLGVKKITAEIAATFTPEQFFQGDAWVKGSGVEYVPGMFSIAPKK